The sequence AGTCGCAATATTGTGCTGCCAGCGTAAGATCATGAAGTGCAGCAAGAATGCCGATGTCCAGCCTTTTTACGATATTCAAAATTTGCAGCTGATATTTAATGTCCAGATGGTTGGTCGGCTCATCCAGAATCATAAATTCCGGCTGCTGGGCCAGCACACGGGCCAGGATGACACGTTGTTTCTCACCACCGGACAAAGAATTATACCTGCGGCCCGCATAGGTTTCCAGATTCACCTTGTGCAGAGCGGCTGTGACGATGTTATAGTCCTCTTGATTGTCGGATTCCAGCATCCCTTTATGCGGAGTTCGGCCCATCGCGACCATTTCGCGCACTGTGAAGTCAAAGCTCAGTTCGTTGAACTGGCCGACTACGCCGAGCTTTTGCGCCACTTTTCGGGGGCTTGATTGGATAACGTCCAACTCAGATAAATAAACATCGCCTTGGCGCGGTTTGATGACTTTATAAATACTTTTAAGCAGTGTGGACTTTCCGCAGCCGTTTGGCCCGATCAGGCCTACGAATTGCTTGTTGTTAACCTTCAGGGACACATCCCTTACAATATTCGCCTCGGAAAAAGATACACATAAATGTTCAACGTTTAGATTCATTAGGATTGGCCTCCAAACGCATAGCCTTTTTTGATCAGCATGTACATGAACATCGGGGCGCCAATAAGAGCGGTAATGATTCCAATCGGAAGTTCCACATTCGGTACAATGGTTCGAGCGATCACATCTGTCCAGATTAAGAAGATGGCACCGAACAGAACGGATGCCGGCAGTAGTCTCCTGTGATCGGAGCCGAGAAGCCCTCTAACCAAATGGGGGATGATCAAGCCCACGAATCCAATCATGCCACAGCTCGCCACCATCACCCCTGTAATCAGCGCGGTAATAATCATGTAGGCTCTGCGGTAAGCTCCCAGATGAATTCCCAAGGTGACCGCGGTCTCATCCCCGAGCAGCATGGCGTTCAATACGCGGAATTGCAGCAGGAAAAAGAAAATAGCCAGCGCGACGGATATGGAGATCAGCGGCAGCTTGTCCCAGCTCGAAGCAGCCAGACTGCCCATCGTCCAGAAGGTTACGGTCTTGATGCCTTCCGCATTATTGGCAAAATAAACAATGAAATTGGCGAAGGCTGTACATAAAGCATTAATGACCATACCAGCCAGTACTAACTTAACCGAAGTCATTTTACTGCCCGCGCTTGCCAGTAGCAGTACAAGCAGTGAAGCGCCAACCGCACCAGCAAAAGCCCAGAAGGCCAGCCCCGTTTGACCCAATAGGCCCATGGAGCCAAAGCCGATTAAGATGGCAAATGTTGCGCCGAGAGAAGCGCCGGACGAGATGCCGAGTATGTAAGGATCTGCCAAAGGATTCTGGACGGCGGCTTGCATGATGGTTCCGCATAACGTCAGGCCGGCACCGATGAACATAGCCATTAGGACGCGGGGTAATCGGATCTTCCAGATGATGTCGACAAATGAACCGGAGGACAGGTCATGGATGTCTCCGATTTGGATACCTGTGATGTGGTAGAGCAGAATCCGATAGGATTGCGAGAAGGGGATTTCTACCTGTCCAAAAGAAACAGCAGCGCCAACCGATAATACAGCAATAATCAGCAGGACTGCAATTACGGCCATAAATCCGGAACGGGAATGAATCATGGATTGCTTAGGTTGTGGTTCTGATGGTATTAATAGATCAGTTTGCATGCTATTCAATACGCTCCTTAATGTGTTTAATTTTAACTATATTTTATAATGAGAATGATTGTCAATGATAAACATTCTCATTGACAGACTATCCAACCTTCTATATTCTTACGAGTGTAATCCAGTGAGCAAACTTACATAACGAAAAGGGGATTGGAATGATGAAGAATGTATTCAGAAAATATGTGCCGCTGACAGCGGTTTTGTTAATGGCAGTTATGATAGCAGCCTGTTCGTCGAACACGCAGAATCAGAATGAAGCTGCAAACTCGGCTGCCGCAACGGACAGTAACAGTAATAATACACAAGCAGAAGAAGTTGCACCAAGCAGCAAGACGATATATCCACTCACGGTTGAGAACTTTACGAACAACGGAGAAGGAATTGAATGGAAGGCCAAATCGCAAACGTTTGACAAGGCGCCTGAAAAAGTAGTGGCCAATACCCAGGGAGCTGCCGAGCTGCTGATCAAGCTGGGACTGACCGACAAAATGGTGGGGGTTGCCGCACTCTACGGTGTGGGAGATCCAGCAGTGCATGAGGAATTCAAGAAGATTCCGGTAATCTCCAAGGAGTATGCCAGTAAAGAGCTGGTTGTTGGTGCAAGTCCTGATCTGGTACTGGGACGCAGTGATCTGTTTGCGGATGCGGATTGGGGTGTCGGGACTGTAGAAGGGTTAAATGAACTGGGTATTAAGACATTCGTTCAGAATACCAGCGTTAAGGGATCCACACTCGAAAGCCTATATAAAGATATAGAACAGCTCGGACAAATCTTTGATGTGCAGGATAAGGCAACCGCCTATACCGAGGAATTGAAGAAACGTGCACAAACGCTTAAGGACGCCACGGCAGCCAGTGGAGAGAAGACCTTTGCGTATGTTTCGGATGGTGGAGAGGGGGCAATCGCGATTTACAGCGGGAATACTGACACTTTTGCGGGCGGAGTGCTTGGTCTGCTTGGGCTCAAAAATAGCTTCAGCACGGTTACAGGTGACATCAGCAAGGAGCAGCTCATCGCAACCAACCCAGATATTCTATTGCTCTCATCGTATACCGGAGGACCTGATTCGGCGGTAACACTGGGGGCTTTCTACGCAGATGCTTCACTTCAAAGTCTGAATGCGATCAAGAACAAAGCGATTCACGTGATTGATTTCAACCAGTTCTGGGGGTACAGCTACTCTATATTTGATGGAGCGGACAAGCTGGCATCCGAACTGCTTGCTAAATAATAAGTTGAGCAGATAAAAATGGTTATCAGAAACAGCAGATGGATGGTCACTTAGGTGATCATTTAATCTGCTTTTTTATTGATTAGGCAAGTTGGAATCCAAGGTCGTCGGGTTACTTTTTCATTGTATAGATCTCAGCACCACTCCCAAGCTTTTCTCAGCATGTCATACAAACCCCAGGCATTCTGTACCTTTTTGCCAACTTCATGGATTTCTCCGGATTACAGATCATATCTTCGGCATCATTACTTATAGAATCCTGATCGATCTGACAGCAGATTGCACATTATAATTGGCTTCAATCAAGGAAATCTTCACAATCGGTTTTTGATTTCCGACGATCCGCTGAATGAATCGGAACCGTGCTTTAGTGGTTTAGTTGCTCGAGTGTATGTAGTACTCTATAATGGAAGGGTTTACGGGTGTGGGAAATACAGTAAGATTAATCTATTGAACGAAAGCTGGTGATCGGGTATGGAGGATAAATATTGTGCATTCCTGCGTGGGATTAATGTAAACGGAATAAATATTAAAATGGATGCCTTGAAAGAGGCATTTATCAAGATGGGTTTTCGAGACGCTAAAACAATACTTGCCACAGGCAATGTGATTTTTACTATAGCTGAAGGGATTAATGGAGGGCAGGATTCTAAGTCTTATATTGAAGAGGAACTGAGTAAGTATTTTTCTTATGACGCCCATGTGATTATCCGCAGCAGTAGAGAAATTCAGGAGATCGTTGTTGCCGCACAAACCATGGATGTTGCCGAAGAATGCCACAATTACCTCTTGCTGTGTGATGATAGAGAAATGATTTTGGATTTAAAACAGCTTTTTGATTCCATGCCCCAAACGCCACTGGAGCAACTAATGGTACTAGAATGCGGAGTTTTTTGGACGGTTCTCAAAGGGTCCACGCTCAGTTCTGATTTTGGTTCGAAAGTATTGGGGAACAAAAAATATAAAAGCAGATTGACTTCAAGAAATATCAACACCATTCAGAAAATTCATAAACTCATGGTGGATTAGTACAGGAGAATTGCATTCGCAACCTGTGGTTGACAGTCTGTCAGCTCGACTTGGTAGTCATAAATAATACACTATTATAAGATGAATCTGAGGTGATGTTGATGGACTTTGCGGATAAATTGCAGAGCTACAGGAAACAAAGGGGCATGTCTCAAGAAAATTTGGCAGAGGTTATGGGCGTATCACGGCAAGCCGTATCAAAGTGGGAATCGGGACAATCCTATCCTGAAATGGAGAAGATGATTGGGTTAAGTGAGCTATTTCAAGTAAGCGTAGACCATCTAGTTAAGGACGTTCCCAACAATATCGGAATAGCTGAACCTACAGTAAGTCCTCACATTGTAGATCTGAACTCCCTGTTTCGTTATGAATACACAAGCAAAGGAACCTTGTTCGGTGTTCCGTTGATTCATGTTAATATCGGACGTGGCTTTTACGTAGCCAGAGGGATTCTGGCCATTGGCAATGTTGCCATTGGTGCCTTGTCAATCGGAGTCGTTGCCTTGGGCGGCCTATGTATTGGAGCGCTAGCCTTGGGCTTCATTAGCTTGGCCGGGCTGGCGCTGGGTTTGCTGTTGGCGGTTGGGGGCCTGGCGGCTGGTACTTTTGCCATTGGCGGGCTGGCCTTGGGAATTGTCACGGTTGGTGGTTTGTCAGTTGGCATGTACGCGTTGGGTGGATGCGCCATTGCTTCACGTATCGCCATTGGTGGGTATGCAAGTGGACACATCGCAATTGGTGAAACTGCAAAGGGAGCTTATACTCTCATAACTCAAACCGATAATTTCAGCAGCATTCAGGCTGAACAGGTCAGACAATTAATTAACCAAGAGTATCCACACTTGTGGAAGCCTTTTGTAGAACGGATAATCTCGATTTTCAATTAATAGTGAGTTGTTACTGTAAGATGGTGTGAGTGGGGGCTAATCGCCCCCGATTACTCCTACAGAAACTAAGTATCCAGCGCCTGAGCTTAAGCTTTGATATACTAAAACGTATTGCTTACATACGCTAAGCATGTTTATGATTCTTTTGCTACTGAACCACTTTTACGCATTGGCAATAATAGGGCGGGAATGAAGGTATCCTGGAGAATGCTATCTTACAGGCCGCTGGGGATGAACTTAATGAGGTTGGTCATGGTCATCTGACCATGGAGGGAATCGCCGTGCGGGCAAAGACAAATAAAACAGCGGTATATCGTCGTTGGCCAAATAAGTCTAAGATTGTTGTTGCGTCCATTGGGTGCTGAAACTATATACGGTCTCATGGTCGAATATCATGCGAATGATTTATTTTCTTTATTGCCGAAATTAATGCAATCGAGATCTGAAGACAAGTTGGCTACGGCAATGATAGCGATTTTGAAAAATGCAGAGAAGCGTGGAGAGGTAAGTCACTTCCCTCTGATTTACTGATGTATAAATTACTCACGACCCATGAGCCGATATCTGATCAGACTGTTATAGGGATTGTTGATGACATTTTTTTACCTCTTGTCCTTATGTAACTTATTATCTAAAATAGCTTATATCACCTTATGTGCTGGGTGGTATGATAGTAAACGGAGGGATTTATGATGAATAAAGAAATAGTAAATGACGAAGCGAATAGTAAACCAGTTGAAATGACTGAAGAGAAGTTGGCTGAACTAGTTAATAATGTTTACCATAACGGCCTCGCAGCTTTGAAATTGCACTTTCAATATGTTGATGGACAAGTATTGAACTTGGAGGCCTATGGTCCGGTTTTTATTTATCATGTTAAGTCTGATTCGAATGATGTTTATTCCTGCGGTTTTTTTCTGCGCGAGTTGCTCACAAGATTCCAGTCGGGTAATGATCCTACAGTTTGGATGGCTTCATTCTACGTTGATCTCATGAAGAACAAGGGAGGCAAGACCCTTCCCAAACCAGTTGCCAGTGAAGATGAAGCCAAAGCGAGGATTGACAATGTGTTAGTTCCGCAATGTATAGCTGCAATTCGTGAAGAATTTGCTCCAGAGCAAATACATGCGGACCTAGCTTTGAATCAAGAACATGGACCTGTCCTCGAAGCCGGATTTCCAGCGATAACGGAAGGGAATAACGTGTGTGCTGTCCCTTTACATCTATTGTTAACACATCTGCAGTTGAACCGCGATCCTGCGGAGCTTTTGATTCAAGGCTTGTACAATATCCGCAAAGAACATGGAATCGAATAAATACAAATTAGGAGGAACCGAAAAGTGGAACTTGGTGTAAGCACCTTTGTCGAGACCACACCTGATGTGGAAACGGGTGAGACGATGAGTCACGCTGCGCGATTACGTGAAGTGGTGGAAGAAATCGTGCTCGCTGATCAGGTAGGACTGGATGTATTCGGCGTGGGTGAACATCATCGGCATGATTTCGGTGCTTCCTCTCCTGCGGTTTTACTGGCTGCGGCTGCATCACAGACGACCAGAATACGGTTATCCAGTGCAGTAATGATCCTATCGTCAGCCGATCCAGTGCGTGTATTTCAGGATTTTGCTACGCTTGACGGAATTTCTAACGGACGTGCTGAGATCATGGTAGGTCGTGGTTCGTTTACAGAGTCGTTTCCGTTATTCGGCTATGATCTAAAAGACTATGAAGAGTTGTTCGAGGAGAAATTGGATTTGTTATTAAAAATCCAGGAGTCGGAGAAAGTAACTTGGAGTGGTAAACACAGACCTGCAATACATAATCTAGGCGTTTATCCACGCCCTGTGCAAACTCCTTTACCGGTATGGATTGCTAGCGCAGGGAGCCCGGAGTCTGCAGTCCGTGCGGGGGCTTTAGGATTGCCTTTCGCCCTTGCCATTATTGGAAATGTGAATCCATCGCATTATGAGTCGCAGGTGCGGCTCTACAAGGAATCAGCGGCTAAGGCGGGTTATGATGTTTCACGGCTGCCCATAGCGTCGCACTCCCATGGTTTCATAGCAGAGAATAAGCAGACGGCTGTAGAAAAGTTTTTTCCTTCAACACATGCTCGAACGAATGTGCGGGCACTGGAGAAAGGTCTTCCGCCCTATCATCGCTCGGATTATGATGCGGCTTGCAGCTTTGATGGAGCTTTGTATGTAGGAGATCCAGAGACGGTGGCAAACAAAATCATTCATTTGCGCAAGCATGTAGGAATTACGAGATTCTTATTGCATGTGCCACATGGTACGATGCCTCATGCGGATGTTATGCAGGCGATTAGACTACTCGGAACAGAAGTGGCACCTCGGGTGCGAGAAGAAGTAGCGCGTTGGGAAAATAATAATCGATAATCAGAAAACGACCCCGAGCTTTCGACAGCTCGGGGTCGTTCTATAATTTCCTTTATTTAATGGAGGCATCGTAGATGTCTTGAGTAGATTTTGCGAGCATTGCATTAAATTCATCATCTGTTAGTTGGTCGGTCAATCCTTGCGATAAGGCGCGTGAGAAACTGGCGATTAAGCCATGATTATGGGCCAGCTTTTCATTGGCTTCTGCTTGAGTATAGCCTCCTGATAAAGCTACGACTCGTACCACATGCGGTTCCCCAATTAAATCGCTGTAGAAATTGTCTTCTGTCGGTATGGACAGTTTGAGCATTACTATTACGTCTTTGCCAAGGGAAGATAACTGAGTAGTAAGCTCGTCTCTTAATAGCTTTTCCGATTGTTCTTTGTCTGCACTGAGGATATCCACTTCTGGTTCGATAATCGGTACCAGACCATACCCAGCGATTTGTTTAGCGATGGCAAACTGCTGCTCGACGATTTTTTTGATCCCATTAGGATTGGCTTCTTTAATGAGCGAACGCATCTTGGTACCGAAGATGTTTCTCTTAACCGCCTGCTTCAAAAGGTCGTCCAAACCGGGAATGGGTTTCATCAGTTGAACCCCATCTTCAAGCTCAGCCAGCCCTTGATCGATTTTTAGAAAAGGCACAATGCCTTTCTCTTCCCACAAATAATCGGCGGTTAATCGACCGTCAATGTAACGATCCATCGTGTTCTCAAATAAGATGGAACCCAGAATATGCTTGGAATTGAATGCCGGACTCTTGATAATGCGGGTTCTCATCCCGTGCACCAATCCATACATTTCTTCCTCATTGGAATAACGATCTTCCTTAATGCCATACTGCAGCAAAGCTTTTGGAGTGCTTCCACCGCTTTGATCCAAAGCAGCGATAAAGCCCTTACCTGTGCGAATTCGTTCCAATTGTTCCATATTCATGAATGTTGTTCCTTTCTCTATTGTGAACTGGAGTATAATCTGAATCCTTTTATTATAGCACCTTTGCAAGCAAGCATACATTCCGCTCCATAACGTGCTTATATAATCTCGGAAAATGAATGACAATAGGCGATGTTGTAATTCATATACTCCACTAGCAGCAAACAGACGTCTCCATATGCTGCAGACGTCTGTTTTAGTCTTTGAATATACGAATTGAACTTGGATATCAGAATTTAGTATCGGTAAATCATATCCCACATGGCGTGAGGGTGTGCACGATTATGAGGATTGATTCTGCAATGCATCAGCTACTCTGTTGCATTCTCCATTAGTTCGGGAGTAACTTGAACACCAAGGGCGCCAGATATTCCAGTCAGCTGATCGTGTAACAGATAGTATGGTAGTCAGTCTATATTAAGCACCACTATGAGCTTTACTTCTAATCCTCGGGAGAAGAAATGCAGGTATTAATCCAACTATAGTAAATCCTAAAGACCACAAGAAAGTATGATCAAATGCATGGGCTCGTGCAACGAGGTCTGTTGCTGAGTGACTACTCAGTTGATTTTGTAAAATAACGGCAAGTACAGAAGCGCCAAAGGCACCACCGATTTGCTGGATCAGTCGTGTGGCACTGCTGGCGTCTGGGATTTGTTCTCGACTAAGGCCCACGTACGCTGAGGCCATAATAGGAAGGAACACGGCTCCAAGCCCGGCACCGCGCACTATCAGCGCTAACGCCAAGAGGGTTTGACTTGTATGAGCGCCAGCCAGGGCAAAAGGCAATGTGCCAAGCGCAGTTAGCAGAGTTCCTGCCAAGACGACGGGTCGCGAACCGATTTGATCCGTAAGTTTACCTGCCAGGGAGCGGGTGAGCAGCATACCTATTCCTTGGGGAACTAATAATAACCCCGAAGCAAGCACACTTTCTCCGCGCACCTGTTGATAATACATCGGCAGCAGCAGCATGGCTCCATACGTGGAAAGACCAGATAAAAATAGCAGGATGGATGAGGCTGTAAAGGGACGAGACTTAAATAATCTTAGGTCGAGAAGAGGAGATTCGGCCTTCTGCAGTACATAAATTGCAAAGGCAGCCAATAGAATTAAGCCGATAATGATAGGGATAAGTACAGATGCATGCCCGAACCCATGGTGAATGCCTACTTGCGACAGCCCGTAAATCAGCAACACGAGTGCTGGCGAAATTAAGGTGAGTCCGATTACGTCGAGATGTTGAGTATGTTTGGTAGTAACTTTATCAGACAAACCCCAGCGTGCCAGTATGATTGCTGTGATGCAGATCGGGATGTTGACATAGAAAACCCAACGCCAGTTCAAGTTCTCGATAACTAACCCGCCTACCACTGGTCCGAGTATGGGTCCGAGAAGTGCTGGCAAGCCAGCAACCGCCATTAACTTCCCTAGTTTCTGATTGCCGGAGGCTTGAACGACCAATGTCTGCATAATGGGGAGCATCAGACCCCCGCCGATGCCTTGAATCGCCCGGAAAACAATTAGACTGCCTACGTTCCATGATAGACTGCATAGGATAGATCCTCCCAAAAACACAGCCAGGGCAAAGATCCACATCCGTTTACCGCCAAATCGATTCACTGACCATCCAGTAATTGGAACAACGATACCAAGTGCAAGCAAGTAGCTTGTCATTACCCAGTGAATGGACGAAACCGAGGCGTGTAAGGACTGACCGAGCGTATCAATGGATACGTTCATAATGGTCGTATCGAACAAGGGAGCCAAGGTGCCAACCAGGAGTACCCAGACCAATTTCATCAAAGCTGGATCGATGGGTTCACTCAATACGGATTGTGACGCTTCTTTACTATTTTTCATGTAAATGTTCCTTTCTTTAAGTCATATAAGATACGCAAAGTTTCTTATTTTCATTTATGATATAATATCTTTATAAGATACGCAACGTTTTTTAAAATATAAGACACCCATGCCGCTGCGCGGCATCACTGAGGAATGAAAATATTGTCTATACTGGTTACTGGGCTGGCGAAGGTAGGTCGGAAATTCTTGGTGTCACGAACCCGCATATAAGACGGACCCCAACGACCCGGTGCATCACAGATTGTTGCTCCCTACGGGGAAGCACGCAGGGCAGAATAACCTTAGCATTGGTCTTTGCACCAGCCTTAATTACCGCCAGCAGGCAGGAGACGCAAACCGTGGAAATACTCATTGAACGTTGCTGTGGATTGGATGTGCACAAGAAGAGTATCACAGCATGTATCATCACCTCGAAAGGAAAGGAGATTCGGAGTTTTGAAACATTGACTCGTCGGCTGATTGATCTGGTAGATTGGATCAAAAGCGAACGGTGCACCCATGTCGCGATGGAGAGTACCGGAGATTACTGGAAACCCATTTATAATCTGCTAGAAATGGAAGACCTTGAGCCACTGGTCGTAAACGCCCAGCATATCAAAGCCGTGCCAGGACGCAAAACGGACGTGAAAGATGCAGAATGGATAGCGAAATTACTCCGGCATGGGTTGGTGCAAGGCAGCTACATTCCGAATCGGGATCAACGAGAACTTCGGGAAATTATCCGTTATCGCCGAAGTATCATTGAAGAACGCACGCGTGAAGTGAACCGGCTGCAAAAGGTACTAGAAGGCGGCAATATCAAACTTTCGTCGGTAGCGTCTAATGTGCTAGGCGTGTCTGGACGAAACATGCTGGAAGCGATGATTCAAGGAGAAAGTGATCCGTCCATCCTGGCTGACTTTGCGCAAAAGAAGTTAAAGGCCAAGAAAGAGCAATTGAAACTTGCACTGGAGGGAAGCCTAGGTCCCCATCAATTATTAATGCTGGAAAAACAGTTGTCGCATATCGACCAATTGAATGAGTTAATCACGGAACTGGATGAAGAGATCGAGCGCCGAATGAGCCCTTTTGCTGAGGATCTGAAGTTGTTGGATACCATCCCCGGTGTCGGTAAGCGAACCGCTGAGCAAATTCTGGCGGAAATTGGGACAGACATGACACGGTTTCCAAGTGCAGGACATTTATGTTCCTGGGCAGGGATGACTCCAGGTCACGATGAAAGTGCGGGGAAGAAGAGATCCGCCAAAACCCGAAAAGGGAACAAAAAACTACGAAGTGCACTCGTAGAATCAGCGCGAGCCGCAGGACGAAAAAAGAACACCTACCTGTCGGCGCAATATCACCGAATCGCAGGCAGGCGAGGGAAAAACAGAGCGGCCGTGGCCGTTGGACACAGCATTTTAGCGATTGTATACATCTTGTTAACGCGAAGACAAGAATATAAGGAACTAGGATTTGACTACTTCGACCAACGAAACCACGATATGGTAATGAACCGTTCTATTAAACGTTTGGAATCCTTGGGATACCAAGTGAATCTGAGTGAGCAAACGGCCTGACGGCCGAAATTAAAAAAACAAAACATGGGGTTTGTTTTCGTATGCGTAATTTTAGTGTTCTAGAGCAATTTTATTTTCAGGGCAGAATTTATATGTTTCACACGATAACTTATCTTTATATTTCTCGAAGAAGCGGGTACCGTCCATAAAAGGACGGCGAAGCCGTTTCTTCTTATTTGGAGGGGTTTTATGAGTGATATCAATCAATTTGATAATAAACCGGAGACGCGGCGTAGGGGTAAACAACTGGAGTCAGCTATCTTTCAGGCCACCTGGGATGAGTTATCTGCTGTTGGGTATTCGCGGTTGACCATGGAGGGAGTCGCTGATCGGGCTGAAACGAGTAAGACCGTTATCTACCGTCGTTGGCCCAATCGGGCTGAACTAGTCTTAGCTACAATCCGCCAACGAGTACCCACGCCTTCTGATGAGATACCGGACACCGGGAAACTTCGAGATGATCTTCTAATATTGCTACGTCGTATGAATCGTTCCTTAAAAGAGGTTGGATTTGAGACTATACATGGATTAATGGTAGATCTAGGAGATATACCGTTCTCCAGACTGTTCTTTCCCAACGGACGGAGCAGTAATACGATGAATACTATTCTTAAACGTGCTGCGGAACGCGGAGAAGTCCAACTTGCCAAGATAACACCTCGAATAGCGAC comes from Paenibacillus sp. 19GGS1-52 and encodes:
- a CDS encoding ABC transporter ATP-binding protein, whose product is MNLNVEHLCVSFSEANIVRDVSLKVNNKQFVGLIGPNGCGKSTLLKSIYKVIKPRQGDVYLSELDVIQSSPRKVAQKLGVVGQFNELSFDFTVREMVAMGRTPHKGMLESDNQEDYNIVTAALHKVNLETYAGRRYNSLSGGEKQRVILARVLAQQPEFMILDEPTNHLDIKYQLQILNIVKRLDIGILAALHDLTLAAQYCDYLYVMKEGQVAASGTPEDILTKELIREVFDVACETYRNPVTGALGIAYLETR
- a CDS encoding iron ABC transporter permease, encoding MIHSRSGFMAVIAVLLIIAVLSVGAAVSFGQVEIPFSQSYRILLYHITGIQIGDIHDLSSGSFVDIIWKIRLPRVLMAMFIGAGLTLCGTIMQAAVQNPLADPYILGISSGASLGATFAILIGFGSMGLLGQTGLAFWAFAGAVGASLLVLLLASAGSKMTSVKLVLAGMVINALCTAFANFIVYFANNAEGIKTVTFWTMGSLAASSWDKLPLISISVALAIFFFLLQFRVLNAMLLGDETAVTLGIHLGAYRRAYMIITALITGVMVASCGMIGFVGLIIPHLVRGLLGSDHRRLLPASVLFGAIFLIWTDVIARTIVPNVELPIGIITALIGAPMFMYMLIKKGYAFGGQS
- a CDS encoding ABC transporter substrate-binding protein translates to MMKNVFRKYVPLTAVLLMAVMIAACSSNTQNQNEAANSAAATDSNSNNTQAEEVAPSSKTIYPLTVENFTNNGEGIEWKAKSQTFDKAPEKVVANTQGAAELLIKLGLTDKMVGVAALYGVGDPAVHEEFKKIPVISKEYASKELVVGASPDLVLGRSDLFADADWGVGTVEGLNELGIKTFVQNTSVKGSTLESLYKDIEQLGQIFDVQDKATAYTEELKKRAQTLKDATAASGEKTFAYVSDGGEGAIAIYSGNTDTFAGGVLGLLGLKNSFSTVTGDISKEQLIATNPDILLLSSYTGGPDSAVTLGAFYADASLQSLNAIKNKAIHVIDFNQFWGYSYSIFDGADKLASELLAK
- a CDS encoding DUF1697 domain-containing protein, whose product is MEDKYCAFLRGINVNGINIKMDALKEAFIKMGFRDAKTILATGNVIFTIAEGINGGQDSKSYIEEELSKYFSYDAHVIIRSSREIQEIVVAAQTMDVAEECHNYLLLCDDREMILDLKQLFDSMPQTPLEQLMVLECGVFWTVLKGSTLSSDFGSKVLGNKKYKSRLTSRNINTIQKIHKLMVD
- a CDS encoding helix-turn-helix transcriptional regulator, whose protein sequence is MDFADKLQSYRKQRGMSQENLAEVMGVSRQAVSKWESGQSYPEMEKMIGLSELFQVSVDHLVKDVPNNIGIAEPTVSPHIVDLNSLFRYEYTSKGTLFGVPLIHVNIGRGFYVARGILAIGNVAIGALSIGVVALGGLCIGALALGFISLAGLALGLLLAVGGLAAGTFAIGGLALGIVTVGGLSVGMYALGGCAIASRIAIGGYASGHIAIGETAKGAYTLITQTDNFSSIQAEQVRQLINQEYPHLWKPFVERIISIFN
- a CDS encoding LLM class flavin-dependent oxidoreductase — its product is MELGVSTFVETTPDVETGETMSHAARLREVVEEIVLADQVGLDVFGVGEHHRHDFGASSPAVLLAAAASQTTRIRLSSAVMILSSADPVRVFQDFATLDGISNGRAEIMVGRGSFTESFPLFGYDLKDYEELFEEKLDLLLKIQESEKVTWSGKHRPAIHNLGVYPRPVQTPLPVWIASAGSPESAVRAGALGLPFALAIIGNVNPSHYESQVRLYKESAAKAGYDVSRLPIASHSHGFIAENKQTAVEKFFPSTHARTNVRALEKGLPPYHRSDYDAACSFDGALYVGDPETVANKIIHLRKHVGITRFLLHVPHGTMPHADVMQAIRLLGTEVAPRVREEVARWENNNR
- a CDS encoding fructose bisphosphate aldolase produces the protein MNMEQLERIRTGKGFIAALDQSGGSTPKALLQYGIKEDRYSNEEEMYGLVHGMRTRIIKSPAFNSKHILGSILFENTMDRYIDGRLTADYLWEEKGIVPFLKIDQGLAELEDGVQLMKPIPGLDDLLKQAVKRNIFGTKMRSLIKEANPNGIKKIVEQQFAIAKQIAGYGLVPIIEPEVDILSADKEQSEKLLRDELTTQLSSLGKDVIVMLKLSIPTEDNFYSDLIGEPHVVRVVALSGGYTQAEANEKLAHNHGLIASFSRALSQGLTDQLTDDEFNAMLAKSTQDIYDASIK
- a CDS encoding MDR family MFS transporter is translated as MKNSKEASQSVLSEPIDPALMKLVWVLLVGTLAPLFDTTIMNVSIDTLGQSLHASVSSIHWVMTSYLLALGIVVPITGWSVNRFGGKRMWIFALAVFLGGSILCSLSWNVGSLIVFRAIQGIGGGLMLPIMQTLVVQASGNQKLGKLMAVAGLPALLGPILGPVVGGLVIENLNWRWVFYVNIPICITAIILARWGLSDKVTTKHTQHLDVIGLTLISPALVLLIYGLSQVGIHHGFGHASVLIPIIIGLILLAAFAIYVLQKAESPLLDLRLFKSRPFTASSILLFLSGLSTYGAMLLLPMYYQQVRGESVLASGLLLVPQGIGMLLTRSLAGKLTDQIGSRPVVLAGTLLTALGTLPFALAGAHTSQTLLALALIVRGAGLGAVFLPIMASAYVGLSREQIPDASSATRLIQQIGGAFGASVLAVILQNQLSSHSATDLVARAHAFDHTFLWSLGFTIVGLIPAFLLPRIRSKAHSGA
- a CDS encoding IS110 family transposase, with amino-acid sequence MEILIERCCGLDVHKKSITACIITSKGKEIRSFETLTRRLIDLVDWIKSERCTHVAMESTGDYWKPIYNLLEMEDLEPLVVNAQHIKAVPGRKTDVKDAEWIAKLLRHGLVQGSYIPNRDQRELREIIRYRRSIIEERTREVNRLQKVLEGGNIKLSSVASNVLGVSGRNMLEAMIQGESDPSILADFAQKKLKAKKEQLKLALEGSLGPHQLLMLEKQLSHIDQLNELITELDEEIERRMSPFAEDLKLLDTIPGVGKRTAEQILAEIGTDMTRFPSAGHLCSWAGMTPGHDESAGKKRSAKTRKGNKKLRSALVESARAAGRKKNTYLSAQYHRIAGRRGKNRAAVAVGHSILAIVYILLTRRQEYKELGFDYFDQRNHDMVMNRSIKRLESLGYQVNLSEQTA
- a CDS encoding TetR/AcrR family transcriptional regulator; protein product: MSDINQFDNKPETRRRGKQLESAIFQATWDELSAVGYSRLTMEGVADRAETSKTVIYRRWPNRAELVLATIRQRVPTPSDEIPDTGKLRDDLLILLRRMNRSLKEVGFETIHGLMVDLGDIPFSRLFFPNGRSSNTMNTILKRAAERGEVQLAKITPRIATLPVDLTRHELLLSQEPVSENTLIEIVDEIFLPLISM